A genomic window from Maylandia zebra isolate NMK-2024a linkage group LG20, Mzebra_GT3a, whole genome shotgun sequence includes:
- the LOC143412305 gene encoding uncharacterized protein LOC143412305 isoform X2, with amino-acid sequence MSQPSQLRVILADHDVRKVVLPSGIPETVDDLYSAIRDTFSITKDFCLHYKDADFGDEFFTLVSTTDLKDKDTIKIVFLQDQEPTITLTLSDVTNVTDNPSEEDSVDTSSVSTNDTLILSTSEDSPGHRYQRWPVQFQIPRFSDLTEIQIRSANERFQKDGTLLPTKDLIPLLPDILRKLAEAIYKYTAYPSSLQISEVAEALTLNHPCLKEPGSFNGCYGWAQRLKYKMNNFRSKLRGLGCPEVEVNSLKRKMTCDQYPAKNVKKPKKAEVNYLPPHAQGETSESLEKDSIELLSEVMKRDNSRMVAQKMDKTFSLRREEIVKEAPAISDFMKRWPALFSKVQICEEFKRITTVSLESTFLARLDQCTPKLMALTLSKGGAAGLRMRQIKDMLLQDNTVEKRREIAIRCLIVYLGEKEDDLFKQYSDEEELNADLAMQIMKIAIIGDGPATIIVEGSKILERIDVARSCALMMGVIYALNLTYPKQLKFTFEVFQKLCLELDGQKASSKVMNLKFGIF; translated from the exons ATGTCACAACCGTCTCAACTTCGAGTGATCCTTGCAGATCATGATGTCCGTAAAGTTGTACTACCATCTGGAATCCCAGAAACGGTGGATGACCTTTATTCAGCCATCCGTGATACCTTTTCCATTACAAAAGACTTCTGTCTTCACTATAAAGATGCTGATTTTGGTGATGAGTTTTTTACCCTTGTTTCGACAACTGACCTTAAGGACAAGGACACAATCAAGATTGTGTTTCTCCAGGACCAGGAGCCTACAATAACCTTGACCTTAAGTGATGTGACCAACGTGACTGATAATCCATCTGAGGAGGACTCTGTTGACACCTCATCTGTGTCAACTAATGACACTCTGATTCTTTCCACATCTGAAGATAGTCCAGGGCACCGTTACCAGCGCTGGCCTGTTCAATTTCAGATTCCCAGGTTTTCTGACCTCACAGAGATCCAAATTCGGTCAGCCAACGAGCGCTTCCAAAAAGATGGGACTCTTCTCCCTACAAAAGATTTAATTCCACTGCTTCCTGACATACTTAGAAAACTAGCAGAAGCTATTTATAAGTATACTGCTTATCCATCCAGTCTGCAGATCAGTGAGGTTGCAGAGGCCCTGACTCTAAATCATCCCTGCCTGAAAGAACCAGGGTCCTTCAATGGATGCTATGGGTGGGCGCAGCGTCTAAAGTACAAGATGAACAATTTCAGAAGCAAGCTTAGAGGTCTCGGCTGCCCTGAAGTTGAAGTAAACTCACTTAAGAGGAAAATGACATGTGACCAATACCCGGCAAAGAATGTCAAAAAACCAAAGAAGGCTGAGGTGAACTACCTACCCCCTCATGCTCAAGGTGAAACTAGTGAAAGTTTGGAAAAAGATAGTATCGAGCTACTGAGTGAAGTGATGAAAAGGGACAACTCCAGAATGGTAGCTCAGAAAATGGACAAGACGTTCAGCCTTCGTCGGGAGGAAATAGTGAAAGAGGCCCCTGCCATCAGTGACTTCATGAAGCGCTGGCCTGCTCTTTTTAGCAAAGTACAG ATATGTGAAGAATTTAAGAGGATAACAACAGTCAGCCTTGAATCAACCTTTCTGGCCAGGCTTGACCAATGCACCCCAAAACTGATGGCCTTGACCCTGTCAAAAGGAGGAGCTGCAGGTCTGAGGATGAGGCAGATTAAGGACATGCTTCTGCAG GACAACACAGTTGAAAAGCGCAGAGAAATTGCTATTCGCTGCCTCATAGTCTATCTTGGAGAGAAGGAGGATGATCTTTTCAAACAATACAGC gatgaggaggagctcAACGCAGACCTTGCAATGCAAATCATGAAGATTGCTATCATTGGTGATGGGCCTGCAACCATCATCGTTGAGGGATCCAAGATCCTGGAGAGGATTGATGTTGCCAGATCCTGTGCTTTGATGATGGGAGTAATCTACGCTCTGAACCTTACCTATCCCAAGCAGCTGAAATTTACCTTTGAGGTATTTCAAAAACTATGCCTTGAGCTTGATGGACAAAAAGCCAGCTCTAAAGTAATGAATCTTAAGTTTGGTATTTTCTAG
- the LOC143412305 gene encoding uncharacterized protein LOC143412305 isoform X1 encodes MEIKFYYIMHYFAVTKNYRNMSKIWSTGYLMSQPSQLRVILADHDVRKVVLPSGIPETVDDLYSAIRDTFSITKDFCLHYKDADFGDEFFTLVSTTDLKDKDTIKIVFLQDQEPTITLTLSDVTNVTDNPSEEDSVDTSSVSTNDTLILSTSEDSPGHRYQRWPVQFQIPRFSDLTEIQIRSANERFQKDGTLLPTKDLIPLLPDILRKLAEAIYKYTAYPSSLQISEVAEALTLNHPCLKEPGSFNGCYGWAQRLKYKMNNFRSKLRGLGCPEVEVNSLKRKMTCDQYPAKNVKKPKKAEVNYLPPHAQGETSESLEKDSIELLSEVMKRDNSRMVAQKMDKTFSLRREEIVKEAPAISDFMKRWPALFSKVQICEEFKRITTVSLESTFLARLDQCTPKLMALTLSKGGAAGLRMRQIKDMLLQDNTVEKRREIAIRCLIVYLGEKEDDLFKQYSDEEELNADLAMQIMKIAIIGDGPATIIVEGSKILERIDVARSCALMMGVIYALNLTYPKQLKFTFEVFQKLCLELDGQKASSKVMNLKFGIF; translated from the exons ATGGAGATcaaattttattatattatgcACTATTTCGCTGTTACTAAGAATTACAGAAACATGTCAAAAATTTGGTCTACAGGTTACCTAATGTCACAACCGTCTCAACTTCGAGTGATCCTTGCAGATCATGATGTCCGTAAAGTTGTACTACCATCTGGAATCCCAGAAACGGTGGATGACCTTTATTCAGCCATCCGTGATACCTTTTCCATTACAAAAGACTTCTGTCTTCACTATAAAGATGCTGATTTTGGTGATGAGTTTTTTACCCTTGTTTCGACAACTGACCTTAAGGACAAGGACACAATCAAGATTGTGTTTCTCCAGGACCAGGAGCCTACAATAACCTTGACCTTAAGTGATGTGACCAACGTGACTGATAATCCATCTGAGGAGGACTCTGTTGACACCTCATCTGTGTCAACTAATGACACTCTGATTCTTTCCACATCTGAAGATAGTCCAGGGCACCGTTACCAGCGCTGGCCTGTTCAATTTCAGATTCCCAGGTTTTCTGACCTCACAGAGATCCAAATTCGGTCAGCCAACGAGCGCTTCCAAAAAGATGGGACTCTTCTCCCTACAAAAGATTTAATTCCACTGCTTCCTGACATACTTAGAAAACTAGCAGAAGCTATTTATAAGTATACTGCTTATCCATCCAGTCTGCAGATCAGTGAGGTTGCAGAGGCCCTGACTCTAAATCATCCCTGCCTGAAAGAACCAGGGTCCTTCAATGGATGCTATGGGTGGGCGCAGCGTCTAAAGTACAAGATGAACAATTTCAGAAGCAAGCTTAGAGGTCTCGGCTGCCCTGAAGTTGAAGTAAACTCACTTAAGAGGAAAATGACATGTGACCAATACCCGGCAAAGAATGTCAAAAAACCAAAGAAGGCTGAGGTGAACTACCTACCCCCTCATGCTCAAGGTGAAACTAGTGAAAGTTTGGAAAAAGATAGTATCGAGCTACTGAGTGAAGTGATGAAAAGGGACAACTCCAGAATGGTAGCTCAGAAAATGGACAAGACGTTCAGCCTTCGTCGGGAGGAAATAGTGAAAGAGGCCCCTGCCATCAGTGACTTCATGAAGCGCTGGCCTGCTCTTTTTAGCAAAGTACAG ATATGTGAAGAATTTAAGAGGATAACAACAGTCAGCCTTGAATCAACCTTTCTGGCCAGGCTTGACCAATGCACCCCAAAACTGATGGCCTTGACCCTGTCAAAAGGAGGAGCTGCAGGTCTGAGGATGAGGCAGATTAAGGACATGCTTCTGCAG GACAACACAGTTGAAAAGCGCAGAGAAATTGCTATTCGCTGCCTCATAGTCTATCTTGGAGAGAAGGAGGATGATCTTTTCAAACAATACAGC gatgaggaggagctcAACGCAGACCTTGCAATGCAAATCATGAAGATTGCTATCATTGGTGATGGGCCTGCAACCATCATCGTTGAGGGATCCAAGATCCTGGAGAGGATTGATGTTGCCAGATCCTGTGCTTTGATGATGGGAGTAATCTACGCTCTGAACCTTACCTATCCCAAGCAGCTGAAATTTACCTTTGAGGTATTTCAAAAACTATGCCTTGAGCTTGATGGACAAAAAGCCAGCTCTAAAGTAATGAATCTTAAGTTTGGTATTTTCTAG